The Astyanax mexicanus isolate ESR-SI-001 chromosome 14, AstMex3_surface, whole genome shotgun sequence genome window below encodes:
- the LOC103029572 gene encoding F-box only protein 33 → MALCGSVGAAALPSELIVHIFSFLPERDRLRASAVCARWRECLFYPALWSGLKLRARSGTPGATGRLEFLMRRFGGFARELQLELDGAAQAGHGEPELEEHWREEAACGYLEQVLCVLAHLRNNRNLQRLSLYGDMCIFQDDSFLDSSYLSQIDQGGKKIKEMQQLFEEILSNSRQLKWLSSSFMLGLVTPCSLATLSNPSAETLEHLSLLDGQLPSLVPTVELQRLVHLRSLSIDFCDFSSEMCRLLSASDRTPLHRLSLLLNGAALEAKPLDGTATEDDLKALVRRSANLRVYLMALDVCSQDLLRVLKPSLPLERIHLDSFSTLVTDGVLELISQQYHKTLSHFVLVRDDGGFPDLSMNRNEDPLVLMAWRCVHLTVLIIHGYTVWSHNLVAISRLRGSNLKVLTVTEESIDFDPDQSVFIEGDPVHNLVKEVSLGLGRVWHPSMDSSVILSDPTQHFHREMLSFSEGV, encoded by the exons ATGGCTCTGTGCGGGAGTGTGGGGGCCGCGGCGCTGCCCAGCGAGCTGATCGTGCACATCTTCTCCTTCCTGCCGGAGCGGGACCGGCTGCGGGCCTCGGCGGTGTGCGCGCGCTGGCGCGAGTGCCTCTTCTACCCCGCGCTGTGGAGCGGCCTGAAGCTGCGCGCGCGCTCCGGGACCCCCGGCGCCACCGGGAGGCTCGAGTTCCTCATGCGGCGCTTCGGCGGCTTCGCCCGGGAGCTGCAGCTGGAGCTGGACGGCGCGGCCCAGGCCGGACACGGGGAGCCGGAGCTGGAGGAGCACTGGAGGGAGGAGGCGGCCTGCGGGTACCTGGAGCAGGTGCTGTGCGTGCTCGCGCACCTGCGCAACAACAG GAATCTGCAGAGGTTGAGTTTGTACGGGGACATGTGCATTTTTCAGGACGACAGCTTTCTGGACAGCTCTTACCTCAGCCAGATCGACCAGGGTGGCAAGAAAATTAAAGA GATGCAGCAGCTGTTTGAGGAGATCCTGTCTAACAGCAGGCAGCTGAAGTGGCTCTCCTCGTCCTTCATGCTGGGTCTGGTGACTCCGTGCTCTTTGGCGACGCTCTCGAACCCCAGCGCTGAAACTCTGGAGCACCTCAGTCTGCTGGACGGTCAGCTGCCCAGCCTGGTGCCCACAGTCGAGCTTCAGCGCCTGGTGCACCTGCGCTCCCTCTCCATCGACTTCTGCGACTTCTCCTCTGAAATGTGCAGGCTGTTATCCGCCAGCGACCGCACGCCCCTACACCGCCTCTCTCTGCTGCTCAACGGCGCCGCCCTGGAGGCCAAACCGCTGGATGGAACGGCCACAGAAGATGACCTAAAG GCGCTGGTGCGGCGCAGTGCTAACCTCCGCGTTTACCTGATGGCTCTGGACGTGTGCAGTCAGGACCTGCTGAGAGTGCTGAAGCCCAGTCTGCCTCTGGAGAGAATTCACCTTGACAGTTTCAGCACACTGGTGACCGACGGCGTCCTGGAGCTCATCTCTCAGCAGTACCACAAAACACTCTCACACTTTGTGCTGGTGAGGGACGACGGCGGGTTTCCTGACCTCAGCATGAACCGGAATGAAGATCCGCTGGTGCTGATGGCCTGGCGGTGTGTGCACCTCACCGTCCTGATCATCCACG GTTACACAGTGTGGTCCCACAACCTGGTGGCCATCTCTCGTCTGCGTGGCTCCAACCTGAAGGTTCTGACCGTGACGGAGGAGAGCATCGACTTCGACCCGGATCAGTCCGTGTTCATCGAGGGCGACCCGGTGCACAACCTGGTGAAGGAGGTCTCCCTCGGGCTGGGGCGGGTGTGGCACCCCTCCATGGACAGCAGTGTGATCCTGAGCGACCCCACCCAACACTTCCACCGCGAGATGCTGAGCTTCAGCGAGGGAGTTTAA